The Rosa rugosa chromosome 1, drRosRugo1.1, whole genome shotgun sequence genomic sequence TACAGGGTGTTGTCCATGGCCAGAAGGACACAACCGTAGAACTAGATGTGTATGAAAAGATATTGTGTGAATACTATTGTCTTGGTTTACATAAATGGCTGAATAGTTCAAGACATCACGTTCACTAATTAGCTAGTAAATCCGATGGTATTTCACTAAGGAAGGTTCAAAGCCAAAAGCTACCTATCCCAATGCGATATCATTTCAACCGAACTCTCTCATATGTCCGCGCACGTTGTCTTTTGAAATGTTTCTTTCTAACTAATTATTTCATCCATGTGGGGgattgttggaaaatttaatattaaatattttattttccataatttgtGGATGAATAATATAGTGAAAATGTGTGAAGTTGAATAAATGTAAATGAGTCAAATGACTATGCAATGAGAAGTCATGGCTGATCACAAAAGATAACTTTTGGTGAAAAGTCATCTCTCCTCCAAAAGTCACCTTACATCTATAAAACACTTGCTACACCATATTCTATATAACTTGTTGaattcatctttcctcctctccTTCTACATATGAGTATTTCCTAGCTAATGTCTTGAAAACCAATTGAGTCTTTTCAAGAGAGAGTTTATACACAATCTAAGTTCGCTGTTCTTGAGGTTTggagtgctactaccacaagaaGAAGGTTGTTGTATCCTGGGAGTCGTTTGCCATTAAAACCCTTTAAGCACCGATGAGGAGGCAATTTCGTCTTAAGGACATAGAACCAAGTTCTAGACTCGACCAAATTATTTAAGGTTTTTCTAACTTTGATTTGAATTATGGTTTCTGTCTTTTATTTGATCTGCATATATGAGTTCTTGATTTTATTATAAATATAGCAATTAGACCATATATTTTACCAACACAAAGCACCTAGAATTGACGTACAAGAGAATACGTACTGTAGCATTAACAAATCAAAAATGTACACAATACTTAAggtaaatcaagttgatacaGTAATGTATttgaagaaaatgagaaaagttTACGCTGTTATCATTTTCGTTAGAGCAATCTAGGCAATACTAAGTCCAGATTTTCTATTAATTCCCTGCCTGTGAAATCTTGATTCTTGAATATTTGATCGCTGCAATAAACACTTGAAAGAAGATCTATAGGCAGGTCCagattcacaattttttttttttttttttttgactttgtcaagggtaACCCAaatgcttcctaggcccaagataaaccccttcggcgcaaaAGTTTAACAGCGGTACAAAAGTTTCAGATCCACGTGTTCCACAACTTAATTAGTAATTCAATCCCTTCTTTTAAAATACttttcactcttttttttttttgaacgcgtggggtgtcaatccattaatagtaaagtaggaaacattacaaATATGACTCACCCGGACTCTGGGCAACGACAAAAAAGAGCCATGAATGAGTAATCTAAAGGAACCTAGACTACACAAACATAATGTAACCATGAGATGAAGCTCAAATGCTGCAGAACAAAATCCGACACTACTAAGATGACCGCCGATGACAATCAAAAGATCATCTCAATTTATTCATGTTCCCAAAACCCACCCTAGTCTAGGGCACTCTTGAGAGTGCTTTCCTTTAGTTCAGGAACTTTGCTAGAGGACGAAATCTCCACCGCAGCCAACGGTGGTGCAACTACGACCGGACCCTCTTCCATGCAGCCTTCcccagaaggagaaggaagatcAAATGCCTTAAAGTTTCTCTTACGGCGAGGTTTGACTTCCTCACTAGTCAACTTCCTAGGCTTCAAACCAGTTGATTTGGGATTGTTCTTGCGACCTGGAGGCCGGCCAACCTTCGCCTTCTTGGCAGGAGAGACTAGGAGAATCCCATTAGTATTCATCAGAGCTAGTTCCGGCTCAAAATCCAGAACCACCGATTCAGTGGGAGGGATTACAGTATCAGACCTCTTACGCTTTGAATATTGCACCAAAGCCACAGTTGCAGTTCTCTTCTTCCCAGTGATGGGAACATCAACATAATCATCGACCATCGCTAGCTTAGGTACAGTAACTGAAGCCGGGATCTTTGCCACATGCGTAGCTAAAGCCGACCCCGATATACCAGGAATGAGCGATCTGGGTTGAACAGAAAACATATTCGGCGCGGGAGACCAAGCCAAAACCTCCGCCAAAGTCGGAGCAAACTGACCAATGGATGATGGAGCCCTAAccgaattagggttagggttatgaCCAATGGTGGTCACTACCGCCTCAGGCCCAACACAACCTGAACGTTGATGTTCCAACATCCCACAAACACGGCAAAAACCGACCAGGCGTTCGTACCTGAATCTCACGGTGGCAGATGCTCCAGATGTGAAGTCAAAGATGGATGGAGGGAAAACCTGTCTCACTGGCGCCGACAAGGCATGTCTGATCCTAACCCGCGCCGCCGTACCCTTACGAATGCCCGGCCTGTCAAGATTCACCACCTCCCCTAGCGTGGCTCCAATGAGTGTCACTGCTCCCTCGGTGATAAGAGCCGGAGGAAGTCCCGTGATCTCGACCCACACCGGCACCGAAGGAAGGGGGACAGAAGCAACATTCTGCAGTCCATCGAACTCCGCCATAGCAAGAGCCCACTTGCCAAAGAACCATGGACCACCGTCGACAATCCTCGACCGGTCCTCCATATGAACAAACTGAAAAACATATCGATCCTGGTGCACCCGGACAGACAGACGATTACCAAGCCCCCAAATAGAGGTCATAGTacccatgaaagcctttggatcAGCACGACGCTTGGCTGTAACAGAGAGCAATCTTCCCACTGCAAAATGATGGGAGGACACCGCAGCAGCGCCGGCCGGGCCGAAGGACGTACGACCATCCTCCGATATAGCCAGAGCAGCAGCAAGGCGAGCAGTGACGTGATCAACCATGGTATGGAGATAGAGAGGGTGCTGAGAGGAAGAAAGTTTGAGAAAAACCCTAGCCAGAAACCCTAGCAAATAACCCAACCCGAAAACCTCTCTCCTAGATTACGTCTAGATAAACTTCAAATACTCTTCACTCTTAAGATCGAAGTTCCCAGATTCATCTTCACACCACTATGTTAACAAAAACagttcaaaatttcaataataaagtaattaaaaaaaaaatcttgctcAGTTTATACTCTCTGTTAGTACCCACATGTATAACCGACCGTCCCACCCTATGGTTCTCTACTAACTCCAAAACATTGTTAGGAAGCTGTTCCTATGTTATCAAAGTTCTGTATCTTTGGACAAGTACGTTGACTACTACAATACTGCTCCAGCTGTTTAACCCAAGATGCCGTAACAAACTTTAGAAAAAAGAGATCAAATTCTCAAAGGAATGTAAATGACATAAAAGTGTTTCAACATTGATTAACACAGAAACTGATGAACATACGTACACattataaattaatattttcttttcaGATTAATTTTGCACAATTCCAGAAATCTAAATAGCAGTTACCCGTGCATAACAATCATGGAGCATCAGGCTATTCAGGCAGCAATACAGCAGGGCCATTTGAAGAGATGTACTAGCAAAAAGTACCGAACCAAAATCCTACTATACAACTACAACAGGCTCAGAACTAATGTTTCAAAGGAACTACTCTCATGACCTATATTCACAACAGCATGAAGGACACTAAATGTAGGGGCCCCTTGATATAATTGAGTCATTGGCAAGCCAttgccaaaaaaataaaaacaataacaTAAAGGAATGGGGCCATGTATTAACTCTATCACAAACTCTTTCACTGTTTTGTTGAACCTAGAATTTAACCAGGCTACACCAAACTGGAAAAAATGATAGAAAGCAAGTAAAGCACGCTTCTGCTAATTTCTGGCAACATTTTAGAGCGGAACAACCTGTCATCTTCTACCATTAACAAAAGCAATGTGAAAACCTGGAAACAATAACTCTCCCATTCTAAATCCTTAGCGCACACATGTTGCAGCAACCTTTCCGAAAACCCATTTAGGTCCTTCAAGACAGATAAGTAATAAATGTTGACCGGAACAGATGTTGCGCTCATGAAATTAAGGTGAAAACAgaggttgagagagagagaggggttatGTACGTAGTCGAGGCGGTGAGGTCTGAACTTTGTTCAGGGACTAATACCAAAAGCGGGAAATTTTGGTTTCGCAAaagttgtgtttatctaacgcCAGGGTGTGCATTCTTCTTCCACAATCGGTTTCCTCGTGATTCAGACATGTATGTGGGGGTAACGGGGTAACGCTCAAGCGCGACTTCGATTGACTGGTACTCAGTCCCTCGTCTTTTTACAGGTTTGGACTTTGGACAGAGTTATTGTTGCGCACGCGGGGTGCAGGAATTGGTGAATCGAAGAATTGGGTTTAGGGTCTACGTGGAAGTGATATAGCCCGATTGAAAATCAGACGGTTAAGCAAAGCCCCAGTATtttacctgaaaaaaaaaaatacaacgtACATTTGATCATAGACGATGATTACCGTTGTTAATAAAGGCACCCTGAAAATTCAAAGTAGCTGAACTTAACTTAAGAAGGTTAATCTGAAAATCTCAGGTAGAACAAATCATAGATGGTCGGAATGGATGTTTGGTTACAAAATTGAAGCTCATTTCttggaaataataataataaaaaaaaaaaacaatacaaCTATAAACTAACGTAGAGTGTCCTCATCCGAGTTAAACTGGCTGTGTTCCTTGTCAATGCTCACAATTGAGGTACTCACAATACAATAGTCCAACTGAAACACATTGTAACAATAGAGAATAAACTCCACTAATTTGTAGAGAAAAATAACCAAGACATTTAAAAGAAGACTGCTGGCTTTGCTATGCATTTCTCAAATGCAATTTCGCTACTGTCATATTTTTCGTGAAGGTAATCAGGCTGCAGATGCACTAGCGCATCATGGGTCCAATGCTACCGATTTTGTTTGGTGAGACTTGCCTCCCAATTTTGTCATCTCTTTTTGTAACCATGACTGGTTGGGGCCTCCTAACTTTCGTTTCTGTTAGTTTTTTGTTGCTCTTTTTTGCGGGGCGAGGGTTTGGTCCTCCCGTCTTGATGTAATTTCttcttttaataaatttttctcATCTCCGTGAGGTTCATAAAAAAAATGACTAAAGTTATCCTCAACTCCAAACTATAACGTAGTTGGACGCCATATGAAGCTCGTCTCCTTAATTATTAAACTGGCCACATTTTTCTAGCAGAATGCACTCCAAAAAAAGTAAGTCGGTATAGATAACAACTAAAAATTTTTGCATAATTACATGAGTTTTTGAGGAACTGTGTTCATTCATTAAACTTTAACGATATTACATACCGTAGGGAAAgtgacgcagtcggaagtaacggggtttacaagcgataaatagggatggcaatggggcaggttggggatggggatcacaataccatccccatccccagggtcattctctacccccatccccgccccaatccccaatgaaaatatattggggattccccgtccccatccctactggggactaagcctccaaacccgccccaaatccccaataagaatttaataaataaaataatttttttctcatattgccttttttaaaatcaaaatatacaacaaataaatttaaaatatgattaaattcataaatcataatttagtgagtacaaaagtcaaaacatcattaaaataaaagtgtagatattaaagtaaagtaataaatgtatatatttgcgatttatattataaacaataaattaaaatatatataagttaaatatatgtatatattattggggcgggtttggggatggagatcacaataccatccccgccccatccccaatcttagatagcggggattggggatcctcatccccattccccatttgtccccgaattctccccccattaggggcgggtatccaatggagctccgccccgctggggatttttgccatccctagcgataaaccctaaaagacatagttctggagtccaccagagaaatagagaaaaatctctagattttattaaatttgatatgataaactgaTTCTAGTACAAAGCAtaatggtgcttatataggcatccaaaaccctaaatcataatCTATCAAGAAATCCTAaaaaagaatccaaattaaaaaggaaactaaaaacctaaaataaaaagaatcctaaaacaaatgtaagacaagcctaaaaatattaaatcccgaatcggataattaaaacgatatattttggcctaaatctcttagggctcactaaagtgagtcttgaagatctcatcgttcccattctggaaaggtatcatgcgtctcaaataGACATTgccaaaagttgatcaaatctgattcaTAATTAagacctgacttttcgcacgagaaacctgaaaagtccaaaaccaaattttcttggatattgcagcggctagtaacctcattatgcgtaaattacctattttccaatcactcttcttgatttcacgcattttttttatttttctagttttccgGCTAAACCAGGCTCATTCTTGTCCTACATAAGAAAGATACTGGAATTACAATGATACTAAGGACTTCTTAAAACTACAGGATCACATCGGTACAATCGTACAAGTTATATGGTTGTGATTCCAGTACTTACATTAAATTTGGAGTACTGTTATTAACACACCTTAAatttctattcacacacccttcctttttcttattctttaaaattcacatatatattttagtAAATGTCTTAACTAATCTTCTTTTGCAATAAAAATATTTGCTATAAAAATTATGTCAGATGCTCTTTTCAATCTTACAACATTTGTCTATCCAGTCTTTAATTTTAAATAATGGATGCTTGAGCATGCAATGACCctaaatattgaagtgtttCAAAAACTGCTTATGATTATTTGGGGCATATGGAAAAATAGAAATGCCACTGTGGTCCAATCACAAGCCCAAATTGCACAGGATATTATTTGTAGTACAATGGCATGGTATCATGATTACCAGCACGCTCACTGTCATAATACAAAGTCACCTATTGCACAGAAGAGATGTGGCTACCTCCTGTGGCTGGTAAACTAAAGCTCAATGTAGATAGAGCTTTTTCGCCTAATCAAACTGAGGGAGGAGTTGGAGGTGTTCTCAGGGATGTTCATGGTACTTTCATTGCAGATTTTGCTTACCATGTGAACTTTGTGTCAACTCTGCCAAACAGGTTGAACTTTTAGCTCTTAAAGCAGGTCTGCAGCTGTTTCAAACAAGGCAGATTACAAACTGTATTGTAGAGACTGACTGTCTTGTTGCAGTCTCAGAACTTCAACTTGAAGATTATCAAAATCTGGAGCACGAAATATATCCAAGTTTGACTTCAAAGCAGGAATTGGGTCTCGCTTTCCCCCATACACCTAGAACTGCAAATGTAATTGCTCACAGGCTTGCAAGTGAAGCCTATGAATCTGTTAAAAGATTAGAATGAAATGTGGTTGTTCCTGAGCTGCTTAGAGATGTTCTAAGCTTTGATTGTAACAATATTGGCTCAGAACAACAAAAATTATCACTCCTTtactcaaaaaataaataaaaaaggttACActaggagtttttttttttttttttggaaaggacATGAGCGGTATTTAAGTAAAATAAATATGTTATGGTTGACAAATCCTCTTCTTTTAAATATAGTATAGATTAAAATAATTTGGCTTTAATGAGAATAATCTCAAAATACATTGTCTAGTAAATTATAATCGGTCATAGTACGTAAAAACCAGGGTActatagttttttattttttagattaTCAAGAAATTATTGGATATTGATGGAAATTATATCGTTttggataaaaaaaataaaaaaataaaaaaaaacttataattATCTAAAAACATACTGAGAACAAAATATCAGAAAGATATGAAATTAGTGCTTGTAAAAAACAAAAGTTTCAGGAAAATATTGAGGATATCAAAGATATTCTAGTCCTTGCTTTGTATGCATGCTAGTCATCATCTtcattcattttttgttttgtatgcATGCAGTCATGACCTTGGAAATGCTATGATAAAGCTCACCAAGCTAGTGTCCATAGCTCCTTGCAAGTGCTATAAAAACTAATTAAGCTGAGCTTTCTGTTGGTGTTAATTGAATGAGCTAAAGGATACCAAAACTACGGAGATAACACTCTCCACACAAGATTGGATAGCTGCTAAGTTCGCATTCTTGTCATTCCATTGCATAGTTCCTAATTGATTCCGTTGCCAGTTTGCCACCATTCTTCTTATGGTACCCAAAAGAGATCCCTCTTAATTAAGGAACAATCTCCTAATTCATCCACTTCATAAGCAATATATgtgatatattttattttgacgATTAACTATCACTGTCAGGACTCAAGTGACTAACCGAACTTGGACttaatttcaatttagattATAGTTTATTAAAAAGGTACACCATGAAGATATTAACTGGCCACGAAGATGTGCCTGCAAATAGTGAAAGTTCCCTTCTTAAGGCTGATGCTGATCAACCTATTTCTATTGCCAACGACGCTAGTAGATCTGATATTCAGTTCTATTCTAGTAGTGTTTTCACAGGAACATGTGAAAGGCCTAGACCACGGTGTTACCGCAACGTACTGGTTTTGGCGTTAGCTATGATGGGACGAAGTATTGTGGTAGAGAACTTGTGGGGGTAAAATGGGGCAGGGTACATCAGAATGCCTACAGTTTATGACAAGTACATGAACATGTGCTTATACGTAAAGGCTACAATATCTGTAAGAAACTTGGCAATGTAAAACGCTAAAAGCTTCCCTATCTATTAGCAATACTAGCTAGCTTTACCAACACAGAGATGAATAATCGCTTCATCTGTCCAGTTGAAGTCTCGAACTAGTGTAAATGACTTTCTCATATGAATAGGAGGAATTTAAGACCATTTGGTCGATCACACTCCTGCAACTACAGATATCATACTCTCATAACAGATGAGTCGAATGCACACGACTGAATAACTTTTCTCTGCTTCACTCTCTCCCATTTCTCATTCCATTCCATTGCATACTTTGTGTGCATACTTTGTATGAGGAACAAAGTTGTCTTGGGGAAGATGGAATACGAGCCTTAGTACATGATAATACCTGGTTTGGATTCACACTAACGATCTCATTGGGTGTTTCTTTTCCAGAAGGATATCAACACGTTAAATCGGATCAAACTCAGTTGAGTTCAGCTCCTAACGTTGTGCAACAGCAATGCAGGTAACAAATAATAAATGGTGGAACAAAACCATGCTGAATTTCTGCATTCAGGATTTGATAAAATATACAGATATATGCCATCTGCCACCCCAATTAGTGGTAAATAACAAGTACTGTTCAAGCAACAATAGTACACATTCCAAAGGGATATGAAATTACAAATGAACGAGCTCTAACACCCCTAACGAATGTGTTACCTAGGGTAAGGCTCCAAACTATCAAAAATACCAAAAAGAAGAGATGACTTTAGTCTCTTCCTTTGGGCTAAACtgctaaacaaaaaaaaaaaaaaacaaaaaaaaaagggaagaatAAAAAAGAAGCCTACAACAGATAAACCCTAATTTCTATCAGCATGAAGATAAATACCCTAATTTGACGTTAAAAATAAGGTACACTATTGGCTTTGCAAGTCTTGTTTGACTAATAGTCTAGATAAGAACGGTGAGACTGCAGCTAGTAGTGCCTTGGGACACTCTTCATGAGGAAGATGACCGCATCCTGAAATCGCGACCAGTCTCTGCATGGACAATGTTTCAATGTCAGAGAAATTTGTAAAAGGAGATCAATATAAATTACATTCTGCTAGATTCTATGCAGTAGCTGAGATTACTGATTCAAACAGATAGGTTTTACATATCTAAGCCTGGTAGCCTTTAATTGATGTGCCTAGATCCCAATATACTCATGGCAAAATTATATAAGAGTAAAAGCAGAAACTTACAGAATTTACAAGTTTGGAAGCCATAGCTTGAGAAGATTTTAGAGAGACGAGAGCGTCTTCAGCACCTGCGATGACCAACACTGGCATTTCTTCAACTGCCTTCAGCAACGATTCTGCATTTTTTGGTGAAAGAAATGTCTCATGTGACAGTCTACCTATCTCGTGGAGTGCTTCATCCCATCCTTCTACACATAGAGGGGCCTGACAGAAGATTCAGCAAATAAGTCATTTCAAAAGACAATAGCAACAATCTTTCAATAGTGTCTCTCATCTTCTTGAGTTTGCTCTTTGAACTGATTTCCTTTTTACCCCTTTAAAGTAACAAAGTCTATATGTGATTTTCCAGGGCATACCTTATAAAGGCTCAAAACATCCGTTGTCAACTTCGTAGCATCATACCATGCACGCCTGTTCACCACTTGAGTAATTTCTGTTCGTAGTAAAGGACGAACCAAATGCTTTTTCCCAAGTGCAGTTCTTAAGAGTATCCTTGCAAAAGCAGGGACCACTTCTCTTGACAAGCTAACATTTAGCAACACTACCCCTTTAATTGTAACCTGAATTGCATAACAAAAGatatttttaaaatattttacaGAACTTAAAATCATTTGCATAATGGAAATATATGAAAAAGAATATCACCTTCCCCTTTCTAGTAAAGGGTAGTAACACTTCTATCTCTTCCTGTGGCCCCTTAGTTATCCCATCACATTATAAGCCACCTTGAGTGGAAGCCTTGGATTACTATATTACCCAAAACTAACAATTCCTATCACATTATAAGCCACGTGGAGTGGAAGCCTTTTACTGAGTAATCATGTATTATAAGCCACCTGGAGTGGAAGCCTTTTACTGAGTAATCATGTACTCTTAACTAACAATTCCTAGCCAACTTCAGCAATATTGGACAAATAACAAAGAAATTTTGGAGAAAACATATTAATCAAACAAAAGCATTCAGTTCATATGTGGCTCCTTATCCAATCACATTATATAACACAGCTGGTGTGGAAGACTTGGAGAACTATTGCCACAAAATTATGTAGCATTTTATTAACTAAACATATACTCCAAACTACAAATTTCTAACTAACTTCAATTATGTTCGCAGTTGGCCACAGAAAAGAATTTAAAAGTGATATCAATCAAACAAAAGGACACAACTCATCCACGGTGACGAGCATATGCCAAAAATCACAAGGCTATAATCCTGATAAATTCTTTTATGGTACTTTGAGGGGAAAGATCACAAGCTCAGTTACTAATTAAGTACTGATTCAGGGATATTTCTTGGAAAGGCTAAGTTACACATGTTGGAAAGGCAATGAAGCATAAAGTCATCCAACTAGTTTAAACAATATCTGGTAAGAAAACCAAAAAGGCATACTCACGTTGAAAGAATTTGATGATGCTTGTACTTTTTGCGCCGCCATCAAAGCCAGAAGGCCTCCATCATCATGACCAATAAGCACCACTGAAGAAAACCCCATTTCAGAGCAGAAAGAAAGAAGTAGATCAACCTGAAAGATGAATTCAACAAATATAAGATCTACAAGGAAAACACGAACCGTGTAAAAGCCATATATGGAAGGAACCATATGAGCAATAAAGCAGCAATGCAGCACCGTGTTTAGTGGGTGGATAAATAGTGACTGAAATGTCACAATTACTAATGTAACTGTGACTGAAATGTCACAGTTTTTCTAAATGTCACCCCAGTTAGAAAAACTGTTTACTACATTTAGCCTACAGCCTACAGAACAAAGTGAAATGTCAAAATTACTTCACACCCACTTTCCACTTACTTCACCCTACAGTACATATCTAGGGCAAGGAACAATCGCTTGACCCAGTGGGTGGTAAACATCAGCTATGCAGCTAAACGTGTCGCCTGTCCCCTTTCCACTGCTAAATCTCTCATCTGATCAGTGTACTGTTGCAAGATCATATTCAAACAGATCTCTCATCTGACCAACCAGTACTAATGTTTATCTGCCACATTTGTACTGCAACGCACAAGTCTACTCGTAGAAATAAAATTCAAGTACTATGACTACTGGACTTTGTAGTAAAGTAATGTCTGCTCCCGTTCCCTTATCCCCTTTATATTTCTCTTCCCATTTCCggaaagaaaaagataagaCTCTGACCCAACTACAACAGTGTTCGTGAACCTCTGCTGGACACATACCCAATTCAAGGGGGTAAGGTACATGGAAGTTATGAAAGAGTAACTAAAAGTGATAGCCATTTACCTGAGATTCAAGTTTATAAGGATTAGGCATTTCTTTATCCTCCCAATCTTCCTGTCGCAGCCTTGAGGTTAGGCCCCAACCAGGTCGATCAAAAGCAGCAACTGTGCAACCCACCTGCCGAGCCAGCGTCCCCATCACATGCCTCCATGAGAAGATTCCTCCACCAAACCCATGCACTAACACAATACCAAACTGACCACTGCCTTCCATGTCTTTGTTTGGATTCCCAGAATTTAGTTTACCACCCTCATCCCCTTCACCAGCATCGGCCAGTCTTAAGACAGGAATTTCTTCGGAAAGAGCAGGAGAAGCTGTAGAACCATCCAATAATGGTATATATAGAGAAGATCCATGAAATTGGTTGCTGTAGCTCCTGTGGAGATGATTTTGGCCTTTAGATAACAAACTTAACGGATGCCTATCTAGTTTTGGCCTTCCCATAGCTGTT encodes the following:
- the LOC133725150 gene encoding uncharacterized protein LOC133725150 isoform X2, which encodes MAAKGGLFLEKARRCVRTVFFMVAMVASLLVSSLPVLVAIGDIMVPCVLISSFTCVTCYGFKEHLHRYAFKSSLVDIPLVSFIRSLIITCVYSMCDGPSLSHGPYLGTVTLCSFTSILVLSVKVCVFTVNSQIEAEASSSLSRQKLHLKKSWGMPVLFLSSVVFALGHTVVAYRTSCRARRKLLFHRVDPEAVLSCKNVFSGYQKVPRSPTPSGGKTPKSDSEMRRKPFATAREEGELPVRVVADIDSLFITCQGLTLHYKISLPGSPPRSLSSVAFLESNLSCSSPKTAMGRPKLDRHPLSLLSKGQNHLHRSYSNQFHGSSLYIPLLDGSTASPALSEEIPVLRLADAGEGDEGGKLNSGNPNKDMEGSGQFGIVLVHGFGGGIFSWRHVMGTLARQVGCTVAAFDRPGWGLTSRLRQEDWEDKEMPNPYKLESQVDLLLSFCSEMGFSSVVLIGHDDGGLLALMAAQKVQASSNSFNVTIKGVVLLNVSLSREVVPAFARILLRTALGKKHLVRPLLRTEITQVVNRRAWYDATKLTTDVLSLYKAPLCVEGWDEALHEIGRLSHETFLSPKNAESLLKAVEEMPVLVIAGAEDALVSLKSSQAMASKLVNSRLVAISGCGHLPHEECPKALLAAVSPFLSRLLVKQDLQSQ
- the LOC133725150 gene encoding uncharacterized protein LOC133725150 isoform X1; amino-acid sequence: MAAKGGLFLEKARRCVRTVFFMVAMVASLLVSSLPVLVAIGDIMVPCVLISSFTCVTCYGFKEHLHRYAFKSSLVDIPLVSFIRSLIITCVYSMCDGPSLSHGPYLGTVTLCSFTSILVLSVKVCVFTVNSQIEAEASSSLSRQKLHLKKSWGMPVLFLSSVVFALGHTVVAYRTSCRARRKLLFHRVDPEAVSLHKVLSCKNVFSGYQKVPRSPTPSGGKTPKSDSEMRRKPFATAREEGELPVRVVADIDSLFITCQGLTLHYKISLPGSPPRSLSSVAFLESNLSCSSPKTAMGRPKLDRHPLSLLSKGQNHLHRSYSNQFHGSSLYIPLLDGSTASPALSEEIPVLRLADAGEGDEGGKLNSGNPNKDMEGSGQFGIVLVHGFGGGIFSWRHVMGTLARQVGCTVAAFDRPGWGLTSRLRQEDWEDKEMPNPYKLESQVDLLLSFCSEMGFSSVVLIGHDDGGLLALMAAQKVQASSNSFNVTIKGVVLLNVSLSREVVPAFARILLRTALGKKHLVRPLLRTEITQVVNRRAWYDATKLTTDVLSLYKAPLCVEGWDEALHEIGRLSHETFLSPKNAESLLKAVEEMPVLVIAGAEDALVSLKSSQAMASKLVNSRLVAISGCGHLPHEECPKALLAAVSPFLSRLLVKQDLQSQ